The Choristoneura fumiferana chromosome 11, NRCan_CFum_1, whole genome shotgun sequence genome includes a region encoding these proteins:
- the LOC141433023 gene encoding uncharacterized protein — translation MGYNARFRLAIDQSQASSDGALGCHVVTHWRSLTTCESYLIASLLLDEKAEHTPPSAGASRKRRAQTTSDSSSAESSSSEDDNERKVKRKRAKKSDGSDRPIFNLKRLNEHIVPKKFKLISHHQIPHFLQKKDWMTKLDLSSAYFHVSIAESHRRFLRLVYKNQVLQMKCLPFGLSCAPKNFAALTNWVTQILRDQGMRIVVYLDDFLLVNQSEQHLESQVAVATQLLEKLGWTINYQKSILKPTQELDYLGLVWNTRKNFVGIPLKKIKTIVSISEKALDRKKVSKKDTQILLGTSNISLVAEYLPGKYNDIADHLSRGKQATEWHLLQPALKAIFRRFGTPQIDLFASERTKIVERYVTRDPRDTAAHYINAFSQIWRYQLAWVFPPPSLIPRVLHHLNSAEGTFLVVAPLWKKAYWLADLQRRAVCKPMRIRDLESFLIDQNTGRPPPRVQDMRLLVWKIGAGGR, via the exons ATGGGTTACAATG CCCGTTTCCGCCTCGCCATCGACCAATCACAGGCTTCGTCCGATGGCGCGCTCGGCTGTCACGTGGTCACCCACTGGAGGTCGCTGACTACCTGCGAATCTTACCTCATAGCGTCGTTACTTCTCG ATGAAAAGGCGGAGCACACGCCCCCCTCGGCCGGAGCGTCGAGAAAGCGGCGAGCCCAGACGACCAGCGATTCGAGTTCTGCGGAGTCTTCATCCTCGGAGGATGACAACGAAAGGAAAGTCAAGAGAAAGCGCG CGAAGAAAAGCGACGGATCGGACAGGCCAATTTTCAATCTAAAACGATTAAACGAGCACATAGTCCCAAAGAAGTTCAAACTAATCTCACATCATCAGATTCCACATTTCCTACAGAAAAAAGACTGGATGACGAAGCTGGATCTATCGTCGGCCTATTTCCACGTCAGCATAGCCGAAAGTCATCGCCGATTCCTCCGGCTAGTTTACAAGAATCAGGTTCTACAAATGAAGTGTTTACCATTCGGTCTGTCCTGCGCTCCCAAAAACTTTGCAGCCTTGACGAACTGGGTAACACAGATCCTGCGGGACCAGGGCATGAGGATCGTGGTCTACTTGGACGATTTCCTCTTGGTGAATCAGTCGGAGCAACATCTCGAATCTCAGGTTGCGGTTGCGACACAGCTCCTAGAAAAATTGGGATGGACCATCAACTACCAGAAATCGATCCTCAAACCGACCCAAGAATTGGATTACCTGGGACTCGTGTGGAATACGAGAAAGAACTTTGTAGGAATCCCTTTGAAGAAGATAAAGACGATTGTATCGATTTCAGAGAAAGCCTTAGACAGGAAGAAGGTCTCGAAAAAGGACACTCAAATATTACTAGGCAC GTCGAACATCTCACTAGTGGCGGAGTACCTACCGGGCAAATACAACGACATCGCCGACCATCTATCGAGAGGCAAACAAGCGACGGAATGGCATTTGCTACAACCGGCTCTCAAAGCAATATTTCGAAGATTTGGAACCCCACAAATAGACCTGTTTGCATCCGAGAGGACCAAAATAGTCGAGCGATATGTGACCAGGGACCCGAGGGACACAGCGGCACATTATATCAACGCCTTCAGCCAGATTTGGCGGTACCAACTTGCTTGGGTATTTCCACCTCCGAGCCTCATCCCACGAGTACTGCATCATCTCAACTCTGCCGAGGGGACCTTCCTTGTTGTAGCACCGTTATGGAAAAAAGCTTATTGGCTGGCCGACCTTCAACGTCGGGCAGTTTGCAAGCCGATGAGGATCAGGGATCTGGAATCGTTTCTCATCGACCAGAACACCGGACGGCCTCCCCCGCGAGTCCAGGACATGAGACTTTTAGTCTGGAAGATTGGGGCTGGGGGCAGATGA